In Deinococcus humi, the genomic stretch GGCGAGCCCTCCAGCAGCCCTGCGGCCTCCTCGGCGGTGAGTTTGCCTTCGGCCACCAGACGCTGAACCTGCGAACGGAAATCCTCGGCGGGCTGTTGCTGTTCATTCATATCCGTCTCCTTGAGAGAATAGAAACACAGATTTACCAGAATGTCAATACAGAATTGATCATCTGATTCCGAAGGTTAGATTCCTGGTGTCTGGGAGGCGATTTTCAGGGATTGTGAACTCAGTACAGAATGAAGTTAGAAATCAGGTCCTTCTATTCAGTGGGTTTGAACCCCATAGTCAGGCCATGGGAATGCCGTCGCCGCGCATCGGCCACCCCACTCCCCTATGCTTGAGCTCATGACGTTGCCCGAACTCACCCCTGCCCAGCGCACCGAAGTGGAGTTGCTGGCGCGCGGCAAGGCGGAAAAGAGCCGCACCCTGCGCGAACTGAATCTCCCCGAGACGCCGGAATCGGCCCATACCTTGCTGCTGCGCCTGGGCCTGTGGAGCGAGGCCAGAACACCGTACGCAGACCGTCTGGGGGTGACGCTAGGCCACCTGACGCTGGACGTGCCGGACTTTGCCCCCGAAGAGCGGCTGGACCTGACCCATCTGGGCGCCTATGCCATCGACGATGAGGGCAACCGTGATCCGGACGACGCGGTGGGCATCGAACCGCTGGAGGGCGGGTTGACCCGCCTATGGGTCCATGTGGCGGACGTGGCGGCTCTGGTGCCGCCGGACAGCCCGCTGGACCTGGAAGCCCGTGCACGCGGCGCAACCCTATACCTGCCGGACCAGACGATTGGCATGCTGCCCGACGCCCTGGTCGAGAAGACTGGGCTGGGACTGCACGAGACCATGCCGGCGCTGTCCATCTCGCTGGATCTGGACGCCGACGGCAACGCCGACGCCGTGGACGTGGCCCTGACCACCGTGCGGGTCACGCGTCTGACATACCAGGGCGCGCAGGCCAGGCTGGAGGCGGGCGAGGAACCCTTCGTCACCCTGGCGAGGCTGGCCCGCGCCAGCCAGGAACTGCGCGAGTCCGAGGGAGCGCTGAGCATCGATCTGCCCGAGGTGCGGATCAAAGCCGATGAGCACGGCGCAACCGTCACGCCGCTGCCCAAGCCGGAGATGCGTTTCGTGGTGCAGGAGTGCATGACCCTGGCGGGCTGGGCCGCCGCCATCTACGCCGACGATCACGACATTCCACTGCCGTTTGCCACCCAGGCCGATCCCAGCCGCGAGGTCCGGGGCGACGGTTTAGGCGTGCAGTGGGCCCGTCGCAAGACGCTGGCCCGCACCCGCTTTCAGCCGTCCCCTGGGCCACATTCGGGCATGGGGCTGGACCTGTACGCCCAGGCCACCAGCCCCATGCGGCGCTACCTGGATCTGGTGGTCCATCAGCAGCTGCGGGCCGCGCTGACGGGCCGTGAACCGCTGGACGGGCGGGCCGTGGCCGCCCACATCGCCCAGGCCACCCTGAACGCCGACGCCACCCGCCAGGCCGAGCGCCTGAGCCGCAAGCACCACACCC encodes the following:
- a CDS encoding RNB domain-containing ribonuclease, with protein sequence MTLPELTPAQRTEVELLARGKAEKSRTLRELNLPETPESAHTLLLRLGLWSEARTPYADRLGVTLGHLTLDVPDFAPEERLDLTHLGAYAIDDEGNRDPDDAVGIEPLEGGLTRLWVHVADVAALVPPDSPLDLEARARGATLYLPDQTIGMLPDALVEKTGLGLHETMPALSISLDLDADGNADAVDVALTTVRVTRLTYQGAQARLEAGEEPFVTLARLARASQELRESEGALSIDLPEVRIKADEHGATVTPLPKPEMRFVVQECMTLAGWAAAIYADDHDIPLPFATQADPSREVRGDGLGVQWARRKTLARTRFQPSPGPHSGMGLDLYAQATSPMRRYLDLVVHQQLRAALTGREPLDGRAVAAHIAQATLNADATRQAERLSRKHHTLRYAAAQPEREWEAVVVDRRGPQATLLIPELAYDLPLSTPAPVGTTLRVRLVDVNLPALSMRARTV